Within Aphelocoma coerulescens isolate FSJ_1873_10779 chromosome 1A, UR_Acoe_1.0, whole genome shotgun sequence, the genomic segment TGATGTTCCTGCTTTTGCAGAGTAGAGCTGCAGTGAAGTTATGAGAAGTTTTTTGTTGCTTCCAGCAGGCAACATCACTGACCACAACATTGCCTACAATAATCTTGCTCTGCCAGGGAGCACTCAACACTAGTGCCAATGGGCACTATTTAGTCTTCTTAAGGAGGAGATAACCTCTCTTACCTAACACATTATCACATCTGTATAGGATGTTAGTTTTGCTCAGCTAAAGAATGGTGGTTTCTTCGTGTATTTGAGCCCAGAGGGTTGCTACATTAGAACTTGCATATTTTTGAACTGATCTGACTTAAATACACAGTATGTTGAAATGCCATGAAGGGGGAACAGTCTAGCAGAGGTGGCTTTGCAGGTGTCTCCCTTCTGTTCTGCCATTTGGACAAAGCAGACAGAGCTGTGGAAAACCTGAAGAAGTACTCTGACTTTTGCTCCAAAAGTCATGCTGTCAGTGTCATACTGTCAAATTGGACAGGAAAAGTCACAAGTCTCCTAGAGCtaaatttttttccaagcagttTTCAGACTTGGGGGACAATACTGCATTGTTTATGCTGTGGTTTATTTCTGGAAGGTTATTGCAAATTAGGAGTTGGAAATCAGCTCATTGAACATGTTTGATTGTGGGACAGAAACCTGCAGTGAGTTATGAATTGCACAACAGCTAGTGGTACTGCAGATACCACAAAATAAGCAGAACCTGGAGTGTAAGGATGAGAGAGGGTGGTTGCTTCCCAAGAACGCCTGTATTCCATTCCTTGGCTGTAATTAATGACAGTAAGTTTTTGAAATCCTTTTTGAAAGTGTTTGTAATGGCTTTATCAAAATTCCTACAGAGTCCCACTACAGAGCACCTTTTCTTATGAATTCAACCTCTGTCTTTTGTCTGTGTGTTTCACGTGAGTAGGGAGCTCTGATGCTTGCCAGTTTTCATTCCTCTAGTGATTTGGCCAAGTGTAATCATTGTAAAGTGCAATTGCTTAATATGTAGCTCGTTCACTAAAACCCCAAGGATCAAGGCAGTGAGTAATGTGAGTCATTAGCAGAGCAGTGGTATCTGAAAAGATGAAGAGTCGTGCATCAAGTATCAATCCATTTAGTCTTGAATTAAGAATTTTTTCAAAATCACTAGTTGGATGTGATGGATATTGTCTCCAGGCAAATTAAAGTGGTTACCCTGcaatgctgtgctgctgctaaCGTTTTTCTCCTTTGTTATTAGAAGTGCTGCTCAGTTGCATGTCCCCACTGCTCTGTTTGTCTGAGCCACTTGCAAACCAGCAGCTTTCTCAGGTGCCATCTGcatctcccttccctttccaggAACTACATACCTTCATGCCTGAAAATCAGAAACTTTGTGCAGAAAACATTAACAACTCTGCTGATTTAGTCAGCAGTGCTGAGGCTCAAACTTGGGTATTtcagtcacttttttttttttttttttttttttttttttttttttttttttttttggatactAAATCAGAAGAGCTGgaataggtttttttcctccatctcaTTCCAGTGAGGAACTTTTTGGTCCTGGAGAGACATTAACTATGAATGACTGGAGCATTAAGATTTCCATCATTGTTTGGAGCTATCACCTTACTTTTTAAATGCTTGGAGATGTGCAAGTGCCTACACCAGCTCAGTGCCATGAGGTTGTATGTAGCAGTCTGATGGGGCAGCCAGGTTTAGCACAAAAATGATTTGTGCATGCTGAGAAATCAGTGGTTATGCTTTGCCTCCAAGATTTCCTATGGGAACAAAAATGACAGGCTTCCTGAAttgcagtgaaaaaaacccaaagaacaaAACAAGGCATGTGCTGGATGTTTGTGTAGCTCCCTTGAAATCGGCAGGGGTTGGACAGCATTGCACTAGTTGGGGTCTATGATTAGAGGTATTAAACTTTGAGGGCTATTATTAAGAGCATGAAATAATACACAGTAAATGAGAACATCAGTCTGCAACTCTGCTCATGGACCACTTTTATGAGGCACTGTACTATACAGtcatatatatttaatttgtgCATTTGTATGTTTAATTTTTGCATCAAAACCAGACCACGGCCTTCTACTGTGACTCAATTGCTCTTAAATGAGGGGTTATAACCCACAGGCTGTGCTCCTGTGTGCTCCCTGGCTAAAATTATTCCAGGAAATGTAACAGCAGACTACAGATAATCTTCACATTTTAGAAATCAGGTATGTATAATCCATTTCTGCATACTAATTTCTGTCTTTATATCAATTTCTCAAGTCTTTTGGATGCAAATTTTTAATTCAGTGCTTTCTGTAACTATTGACAAGCCCCTGGAACACTGACAGTACCATTAgggcttttctcctccttttgcaGGGTGGGTTGTTTTGCATTGCACTTGTGACTGCCCATAGGATCAGTACAGCACATAGTGTGTACCTTGGAGAGTCCCTTTAAAAGAGTGCTTTGGGGTTTTGCAGTGTATTATGTAGGAGCATGTAAGATGTTTACACTGATAGCCTTGGAGCGTGTGGAACACTGCCACCTTGTTTAGGGATCCCAGAcacactgggagcagcagtgcCTTCCTGAGAGTCACCACAGGACTAAGTTTTTCTGAGGGACTCCATCAAATGACATGAAAAGAAGCAGCTGTAGATCAAAGCTGACAATGCCGTATGTCAGAACAGGTGATGCAGTAAAAAGCAACACTGTTATGTTAGATCAGAGTTTTACAGGTCACTGATCTAGAAAAAGTATACATTTCACAGCAGAAATTATCTGTAAGGTACTCCATTTTTATACCTGATTTTGTGGAGACTTGGGTGTCACCTTTGAACACAGGCACACAGAATCCTTATGTTATATGAAAaaataagggtttttttccttttctccccagtttGCTTGAGCTGGGAATCCTCACAGGAAACTGCAAGAAGCAAAACCTGAGGTTTAAGTCTACTTCAATCCTTGAAGGTATAGGTCTCTATTTTGGAGAGAGTGAAGAATGAGCAAGCTGTGCTTCTAGAGGCAGGCTTTAGGAAGCCCCACAGAATTGCTCAGTTGTTGTGAAGCTCTTTGTGGCTGTTGCTCTCTTAGGACATCTAGAACTTGCATCATGTGCTGAAAACTTAAAAGACATGCAAAAGTATGAAACATATCCCCCTCAAAGATGAAGAGCAGGCACTTCTGTGTTCCCAACCGAGAGAAAAATGCCCCTAAGTCTGGAGAACTGTAAGATCTGCAGAAGGCAGACGTGAAGGCAGTAGGTGGAGGTTTTTTCACAGTATCTTTCACATTGCTTTCAGAGCAATGAACATTTTCTGCTATTAAAATGAatgtaacaggaaaaaaattatgtgtGTAGGTAGAAGATTTGTTGTACATGAGTGATTGTGGTGGTTGAGCTGTCAACTCGCTGCTCTTTACATTTTGGTGTTGACTGAGATCCCTTTGTTTCTGTAAGTTTGTACATAAATGAGAGGGACTTTGCTGTTTTGCTTGGTTATTGGGGGTTTTGTGGAAAGAATTTGATCCAACGCTGAGATCTGAGATTTGTCATGtgaaaattacttttgtttAATTGCTCTATATTGAAATGTTGCAAATTAAGCCCTTCCCTTTCAAAACTTACTGTCCTGACATGAGCATCTCTGTTCAGCATTTCACCCTGACAGACTTTTTGCCTTAAGTGATAGGGAAGGGTGTATTTTCCTCAATGTCTAACTTGTCCCTGCTCTTCTTCATGGGGGCTAGCTGATAAGAGACAGCTGCCCATCCCTTTGAGGTGGCCAAATTATCCTGATCAAAGTGTCTAATTGTGCCAGAATCAATTGGAAGAGTCTTAAActgatttctgtcttttctcacTCATGAAGTTACATCTTGAGTGGATGGGATAGTATAATTATTATTAGCAGATAAAGATTTCTAATggtgctttttaaatttaaaagtaaCTTTTTATGTTTCATTTCAGTTGATCTCTAGCAGGTTTGCTAACCTTGTGTCGGTCTAGGTAGGTTTAACTCTGATTTGTTTTAATAACAGATAGAAATAAAACTGGTGCAACTGCCCTAAATCAGAGTTTGGCTGCAGTGAGCCAAACCCTCCTGCAGGAATATGTCTTCTTTGAATCCTGTTTCTAACAATTTGGGTTGAGTAATTCCTTGCCAGTATAAGCTTTATCCATATAAACCAGTCAGTGAGTCTTTCAATCAATAGGAGTATTTATTATCATCTTGTATAAATAGGAACAGTTTTGTGCATGCATTGGATGTGCTGGTTTAAACCTGCTTTCCACAGTTCAGTTTGGCTTAGTTTCTCAGGCAGGTGGAAGCTGAGTAAGTAGAACCAACATTCAATTCCTGCAACACATCTAAATGGCTCTGGAAAAATTAGTTTTACTTTCAAACCAGCCCAAACAATCCCTAAGTTTCCATAAGAAAGTTTTCCCATGTATCAATTAATAGACTTTAAAATATCTCAGGTTAGTGAGTGAGGAGGACTTGGTAAAGTCAGTGAATTACCTGCAGCTACTGATGTAACCTGGCCTATAGCTTAGTAATGGCTCTGGTAATGTTGATGCTCCAGAAAATAGCTTGGTATGCCCACTTTCTGTGTCAGAGGCAGAGGTGTGTCATGCACCTTTGTGCACGTTGAGGCAATGTGCTATAGGCTGGTAACTGgttcctcagcctctcctcctcctgctgtgctCACAGCAAGCACGAGAGGCTCAGGGAAAAGTGGGCGTTTTTGCACTGTGGCACATATATGGTGGCTTGCAGGGACTTGCCTACCCCACACCTTGGCTGGCAGCTCCAGCCTGCCAGAGAGGGTGAAGCCTTGGCAGCTGCCCTGCTTagatctggtttttttttgtctgcaggtgtgttccctttctttttgtgtttcttAGCAGGTGTTAGAAATGCTTTGTCAGTCTGCCTGCACCTCACTGCTCCCCGGTGCTGCTGCTTGCTGGCTCTCTCTGCTTCAGGCCACCAGGTATTTGGGCTCATCAGGCCGGAGTTTCATGATCTTGTCCATGCAGAGCAGGATGAGGGTCAGAAACCAGAGGCTCCAGCCGACGGCCGCTGCGATCCACCCGTAGTCGTCCATGCCCGAAGGgcagcacgtggccgcttgcctGCAGAAGTTCACGTCTGGCAGAGGAGAAGTGAAGTGAGCTCATGGGAAGCCAAGTACATGGCAGGCTTCCTTTACTAGAAGGCAGATGACTCTGCCTTGGCATCTTTCCCCTAAACGTGGCTCTTAATCTGGTGGATGACTCTGGAGTAGTGGTGGGATCTCGGGTTGTTTGGGGCTGGCTGTTTGGGAAGGACGTGGTAGGGCAGGGGAAAGAAGCGCTCTTGGGAATCTGTATAGTGCCTACGGGCAGGCAGTCTGGCAGGGAGCTTTAGGACACACAAATTAGCTATCAATTAGTCTGTTCAAAACTATGAGTCTGTCTCAATATACCTAAGATATCGTACCGTGGCAGTGGAGGAGTCTTAGAAATGCATCCTAAAGGTTCACCCACAATGGAAGCCTCGAGAAGAGAtaaatcccttcccaggacAGGCTCTCAGTCACTGTGTAGACTCATCACCTGGCTTTAACCAGGTAGTAATGATTTATGAAGACTTACGAAGACACGCCAGTTCGTACTCAGTTGTTGAAACGTTGGAGATGccttcagctgctgccagaaggaaagcacaggAGAAAAGGTAAGTGGGATTAGAAAGGCAATGTTTGGCATCAAGCAGGAAAATCTGGAAGCCGTTGGCCTTGCAGAAGTCTGTAGGGTGGAAACAACTTGGAGAAAGGAAGTTCCTGCCCCTAAACACTGCTGCATTAGGGTATGCTTCCTTATGCCACCACTTCTAACACCGGCTCCACACTTGCTCAAGCAGCATCCCTAAGGAGCAGATGAATCCCTGTACCTCTGCCTTGGTGTGACCCTGGCCTGAGCCATTTGCTCAGAGCTCAAATTAACCACAGTGCTTGCCCAAGCTACAGGGGCAGAACGAGCAGGCATGGAAATGGCAGAGACCATTCAGTGGCATGGGGAGATCCATGGCCAGCAGGCTGTACAGCTGCCTCCCTTTGCCCTTAGAAAAATCCCAGGGGGCACAGGAGTCTGGCAGAGCCTAGGGCTGAGCCCATCTGCGCAGCCTCAGCAGGTCCACCAAGGCCCCAGGAGGAAGCTTTGGCTTTGCTGCAGGTCAGAGCATCTGAAACTGTTCTGGCTGGACTCCAGTTCGGACCAGCATGGTAACCAGCTCAGGCTGGAAAATACAACATCCAGAAATAATGAGGGACAAGCCGGGAGTTTTGATGAAGGTTTTCCCTCTTTATGCTGCTTCCTGCCCAGAAtcagcacacacacatgcactctGACACAACTGTGTGGCTGGTGTCCAGCTCTTCAAATCTGCGCACAGTGCCACAGGCCAAACCCTCTTTAGTACTCCTAAAACCTGCCTTGCCCCTCAGCGTGCTCCCTGCAGCACGGTGGGATCAGACCAGGACAGCTGCAGGATGCCTGTAGGGATAAAAGCACAGGCTGCCCCGGTCCCTGTGCATCAGCATCTGTCTGTCCCCTGCTGCAGAAGGAAGGGAGTCAGAGAAACACCTCCTCCTGTGCTGCCGTGAGCAGCACAGTTCATGTTCAGCTGGGGAGAGCATCCCCTGCACAGATACATGACAAATGGCCTGGGGAGACTCCAGGAGGGAGGACTTCTGCTGCATGGAGGAGCTCTAACATGCTGCTTGTCCACaggccaggaagaagccatgagATAACTATTTCTAGTCAAGCTATCACTCTGAGCTGGTAATTTGGAATGTAATAAAACTAGCTCTGGCCTGATTTCACCGAAGGCTGCAGAATAATAGCTCAGATTTCGTTTCAGCTGAGGAAAACAGAATGAGATATTTGACCAAACATTTGCTTTGAGTTTGGCATTTTCCAAGtaacagaaaataaactgaGGTTGTCCTGTGGGAGATGTCCCCCTTGGGGTCACCTGCTGTTGTCCACCTCTGTGTTTTGAGCTGACCCACCATCAGCAATACCAGAGCTTTCCTTATGGCCTCTGCCATGCTCAGAGCGggtccctgggcaacctgcttCAGGGAAGGGTCTCAGTATTCCCCATTCCTCTATCTGACTCTCGTAGGATTTGCAGAATGACCTTGGCCAAGCCCATAATTTGTTTTCTCAGTTAATAAGTACCTCACAGAAGCACCGGGAAGTATCATTAAAACCTGAGTATGACCTGTGGAAGGAAGTGCTGCGGAATGCCGAGCGCTGGATCGTGTTTATAGCCCTGGCAGCCCAAAGAACAGGCTGTCAAAGCCAGCCCATCTTTAAACAGCTGGCAGGTCTCATCTGGTGCTGATATACCAATGCAGGCAGTAGCCTGGTGGGGAAGGAGTGCCTCACAGGTCTCATTTACATTTTGGTTTCAGGCAACTTCTACAATTAAGGTGGCACCAAAGCCAGATTTTCTGCAAAAAGCACCTAATAAAAGCTAAATCGGATTATAGTGATCCTGTTGGGTGGTACTGCAGGTGGCCCTTTGCCTCAGCAAGCAGGGCAAGGCCAAGTTACTGTGGTTCCCTGTCTCCTTGGCATTCAGTGGAGCAACCTGCAGCTCAGTCACTTTTACAGTGGCTCTGTAAATAACTGGCAAAAGAACATGCCTTTAGAGTGATGCTGTGATCAGTCATGTCTAGTAATTCTCATTAGCATTAATCAATTCCAACTCTTTACACTTTTTAGGTGAGGCAAGAGAGCCTCCCCATTTTTAAAGAACGAATTACTGTCGGTGGGCAATATATTTAGGTATTAAGAGGAGTGGGGGGAAAGGGCAGGATATCAAAACGGGAGCATAAGAATAGAGAAATACCTGCTGAGCAGGAATCCCAGAGCGCAGCGGTGAGGAAGAGCACAGCgagggctgcccagggctcaCGGGAGAGGTGCTTCATGTCGAGGgtcctgctcccaccccagTGACCACACAGAACAGGTCGCTGTCGCTGGCAGATCTGGTGCAGCAAATCCTCGATGAGCTCAGGGAGTCGCGGTGCTGGGCAGAGGGTGGAGCAAGGGAGCTTCCTGCTGCCAGGACACCTTGAACTTTCCTGCTACAACCagggaggaaagagaaagggCTCTGACCAAAACAGCTTCAGTGGGAGGTGGATAGCAGGAGGTGGCCCCTGAAGGTTAAGCCTGAAGGTTTCTCCCCAGGAtatgctgcagctggaggaaggaaaggCCTTCAGAATCAGCCCTTCCCAATAGGGTCCCAGGCAGCTTCTGTCTTTTGAGTGTATTTTAGGTCCTGTGAAGATTGTTTAAGAGAGCTGGAAAGGATTAGAGGATTGGGGCAGAAAATTTGTCTCCCAGTTTGGCTATTCTTTTTGCATGTTTGCTGGCTTGACTTCCGCAGTGGTGCTTTTTTGGAACGGCTATGTGGAGTCCCAAAAACCAGCAGCCTTAGGTCAAGCTGGTACAGCAGCTGTTAACACAGGATACACAGGGAGTGGGTGCATTCCTACCAAGAAACGGGGTGCAACCAGTGGCTTCATGTAGGCTGCTGACAGCTACTGCACGGTAACAATGGCCTGGGTGGGTTATGGGCTGGGATCAGTTCAagctgggggcacagggagaagaagctgctgctgttctgtccctgtgagcacagctctgtccctgcctccaTCACCCTCTGCAGAGTGATTCTGGAAAAGCTGTTCTTTCTTCTCTGGTGGTTATTGCACCTCCTCCTTGATATGTGCAAAGGCAGAAGCTGAGCTTTCCTGTGAGCATAGCTCTGCCTGCAGACCCGGAGGGTTGATAGAAAAAGGatgctggcaggagagcaggaattTTACTGCAATCCTGGCTGGAAAAGCCACACTGTTGGAGTGCATGTGGTGTTGTCCTGGTCTGATGAGCAGCACACATTGctgctcttccccaggctgTTGGCTGTGCTTGCTCCTATCTTTGATGTGATGATGCGCTTGTTAGAGGAAACATCAGGCTCTAAATCAGGCAGGAAGGCACTGGGAGAAGTGAGTTCCGCAGGGAGCAGACTGCTGGTGCTCTTCTGCAGTGGTCACTCATGGCTTTGGGGGCTCAAGTTAGAAGGGAGCTGTCTGAGGCTTTCTGTGGGCGTGCAGACATCTTAGGGGAGGCATGGAGGAAGGCATGTGGGGCAGCAGTCCTTGT encodes:
- the TMEM213 gene encoding transmembrane protein 213 isoform X2 — protein: MKHLSREPWAALAVLFLTAALWDSCSAAEGISNVSTTEYELACLHVNFCRQAATCCPSGMDDYGWIAAAVGWSLWFLTLILLCMDKIMKLRPDEPKYLVA
- the TMEM213 gene encoding transmembrane protein 213 isoform X1; the encoded protein is MKHLSREPWAALAVLFLTAALWDSCSAAAEGISNVSTTEYELACLHVNFCRQAATCCPSGMDDYGWIAAAVGWSLWFLTLILLCMDKIMKLRPDEPKYLVA